A part of Propioniciclava coleopterorum genomic DNA contains:
- a CDS encoding heavy metal translocating P-type ATPase: MNLNSTAESVVLHVGGLHWATTAHGVEQTLLTRPGVLAVDANAISQTATVTFDPTRTDVAELQGWVRECGYHCAGESQPTHVCVPRIEPAGHPGGHAAPDAHARHGGPGTTVPHGHGGHDQAASHAAGVVISPHDAMGHGGHGGMSMDAMVADMRNRFLVAAVLSVPITLFSPMGRDMLGFGLPAPFGLRDEVFALVLSLPVVFYAGWIFFDGAFRALRNRTLDMMVLVAIAIGAGWLYSLYVTLTGGGEVFFEAAAVLTTFVLLGHWFEMRARGGANDAIRALLDLAPPMATVIRDGVEADVPTSEVLVGDLVLVRPGAKVPVDGVVREGRSEVDESMVTGESLPVDKTVGSAVVGASINTTGTLRVEATKVGADSALAQIVALVQQAQNSKAPGQRLADRAAFWLVLVAIIGGGLTFGAWLLAGASVQTAMLFAITVVVITCPDALGLATPTASMVGTGLGAKRGVLFKNATALETSAKVNTVVMDKTGTLTRGEPEVTQVIAVGGDPHLDLVAAVERESEHPLAAAVVTHADALGVATRKAAEFRNVPGHGATAVVDGLDVAVGNRRLMESLGVDLSAAGPIRERVAAQGQTAVFGAVDGRIVAVIGLADAPRETSARAVAALHDQGVQVVMLTGDNQATAQRIAAQLRIDTVIADVLPGDKAAHVADLQRQGRVVAMVGDGVNDAPALAQADVGVAIGAGTDVAIETADLVLMRSDPLDVPTALTIGRGTLRKMRQNLGWAVGYNVVALPIAAGVFAGVGLTLRPEIAALSMSGSSLIVAVNALLLKRLRLPDEHHRRPGTPAAQAASGS, translated from the coding sequence ATGAACCTGAACTCCACCGCCGAGTCGGTCGTGCTGCACGTGGGTGGCCTGCACTGGGCCACCACCGCCCACGGCGTCGAACAGACCCTCCTGACCCGGCCAGGCGTGCTGGCGGTCGACGCGAACGCGATCTCGCAGACGGCGACCGTCACGTTCGACCCGACGCGGACCGACGTCGCCGAACTTCAGGGCTGGGTGCGCGAGTGTGGCTACCACTGTGCCGGCGAGTCACAGCCCACCCACGTGTGCGTTCCCCGCATCGAACCGGCAGGTCATCCCGGCGGGCACGCAGCCCCGGACGCCCACGCGCGGCACGGCGGCCCCGGAACCACGGTGCCGCACGGTCATGGGGGGCACGACCAGGCGGCGAGCCACGCCGCGGGGGTGGTGATCTCGCCGCATGACGCGATGGGTCATGGCGGTCATGGGGGGATGTCGATGGACGCCATGGTCGCCGACATGCGCAACCGGTTCCTGGTCGCGGCGGTGCTGTCGGTGCCGATCACGTTGTTCTCCCCGATGGGACGCGACATGCTCGGCTTCGGGCTGCCGGCGCCGTTCGGGTTGCGGGACGAGGTGTTCGCCCTGGTGTTGTCGCTGCCGGTGGTGTTCTACGCGGGCTGGATCTTCTTCGACGGGGCTTTCCGCGCCCTGCGGAACCGGACGCTGGACATGATGGTGCTGGTCGCGATCGCGATCGGCGCCGGGTGGCTGTACAGCCTGTACGTCACGCTCACCGGTGGTGGCGAGGTGTTCTTCGAGGCGGCCGCGGTGCTGACCACGTTCGTCTTGTTGGGGCACTGGTTCGAGATGCGGGCCCGCGGCGGCGCGAACGACGCCATCCGGGCGTTGCTGGACCTGGCGCCGCCGATGGCGACGGTGATTCGTGACGGGGTCGAGGCCGACGTGCCCACCAGCGAGGTGCTGGTCGGCGACCTGGTGCTGGTCCGTCCCGGCGCGAAGGTGCCCGTCGACGGCGTCGTCCGGGAGGGCCGTTCCGAGGTGGACGAGTCGATGGTGACCGGGGAGTCCTTGCCGGTCGACAAGACGGTCGGTTCAGCGGTGGTGGGGGCGTCGATCAACACCACGGGGACGCTGCGGGTGGAGGCCACCAAGGTGGGCGCGGACAGCGCCCTGGCGCAGATCGTCGCGCTGGTGCAGCAGGCGCAGAACTCGAAGGCCCCCGGCCAGCGGCTCGCGGACCGGGCGGCGTTCTGGCTGGTGCTGGTGGCCATCATCGGAGGAGGGCTCACGTTCGGGGCCTGGCTGCTGGCCGGCGCGTCGGTCCAGACGGCGATGCTGTTCGCGATCACGGTGGTGGTCATCACCTGCCCCGACGCCCTCGGACTGGCGACGCCGACCGCGAGCATGGTCGGCACCGGTCTGGGCGCCAAGCGAGGAGTGTTGTTCAAGAACGCCACCGCCCTGGAGACCTCCGCGAAGGTCAACACGGTGGTGATGGACAAGACCGGCACGCTCACCCGCGGCGAACCCGAGGTGACCCAGGTCATCGCCGTCGGGGGCGACCCCCACCTCGACCTGGTCGCGGCGGTGGAGCGCGAATCCGAACACCCGCTCGCGGCCGCCGTGGTCACCCATGCCGACGCCCTCGGCGTCGCGACCCGTAAGGCTGCCGAGTTTCGCAACGTGCCCGGCCACGGGGCCACCGCCGTCGTCGACGGACTGGACGTTGCGGTCGGAAACCGGCGGCTCATGGAGTCCCTCGGTGTCGACCTGTCGGCGGCGGGGCCGATCCGCGAGCGGGTCGCCGCCCAGGGCCAGACCGCCGTGTTCGGAGCGGTGGACGGCCGCATCGTGGCGGTCATCGGGTTGGCGGACGCCCCCCGCGAGACCTCCGCCCGGGCGGTCGCGGCGTTGCACGACCAGGGAGTGCAGGTGGTGATGCTGACCGGGGACAATCAGGCGACCGCACAGCGGATCGCCGCCCAGCTGAGGATCGACACGGTGATCGCGGACGTGCTGCCCGGCGACAAGGCCGCCCATGTGGCCGATCTACAACGCCAGGGGCGGGTGGTGGCGATGGTCGGTGATGGTGTCAACGACGCCCCTGCTCTGGCCCAGGCTGACGTGGGGGTCGCGATCGGGGCGGGCACCGATGTGGCGATCGAGACGGCCGACCTGGTCCTCATGCGGTCGGACCCCCTCGACGTGCCGACCGCCCTGACCATCGGCCGTGGCACGCTGCGGAAGATGCGGCAGAACCTGGGCTGGGCGGTCGGTTACAACGTGGTCGCCCTGCCGATCGCGGCCGGCGTGTTTGCCGGCGTCGGGCTGACCCTACGGCCAGAGATCGCTGCGCTGTCGATGTCCGGTTCCAGCCTGATCGTCGCTGTCAACGCCCTGCTGCTGAAGCGGTTGCGGCTTCCTGACGAGCACCACCGCCGACCAGGCACCCCGGCCGCGCAGGCTGCGTCGGGATCTTGA